The sequence GGGACACCATTACCTTCGATCGAAATATCAATATGTTTTGCTCCGGCATCAATGGAGTTTTCCACTAGTTCCTTAACCACTGAAGCAGGACGTTCTACAACTTCACCTGCGGCAATTTGATTGGCTGAGTGAGCATCAAGAATATGAATCACCGGTGTCAAAACTTCCTCAATCCTTCTTTCCTGTTCCAAACGTAGTGTGTATCGTGAAGCTGATTCTGAAGAAATCCATAGGAAAAGCTTTCCTTAGAGTTTTGGAGATGCTCCCACAGGTCATAGCCTGCTTGCTCACAACTTGAGCAGGCTTGAAATGGAATCCGTACTAATATTGACTTTTCAGTGTACTTTCTGCTCTCAATGTACACTGTTCCTCCACAATCACTGCACTCACGAAGGTAATCATGTCTTGTCTCTTGAAAACCCTCAGTATCATAATAAACGGAATGAGGGCTATAAATCCAGTTTCCACTAGGAAAAAAGGGCTTGCTCTGAAAGGTTAGGCTGGGCTTAGCAGCTTCTTGCTGTCTTTTAAGTTCTTGAATATAGGGTTTTAAGGCTGCCAAAGTTACAGTATTGCGCTTTATTTTCTGCGGCTCCCGGACATGATGATAGTCCTCTCCGGCAAGTGCCAGTAAAATGGCCAAGTTGACATAAGGGAGTGCCCCCTCAATGGAATATCCACCTTCGAGGACCGCTAAATCCGGCTGAAGAAGTTCTGTAATTCGACCATACCCTGCAGCTGTCAAGTTCATAGAAGCCAGGGGATCTGTAAAATGGTTATCCTGACCGGCAGAATTAATAATAATATCCGGGGCAAAGGCCTGCAAACGCGGTAATACCCAGTTTTCCAAGACGTAATGGTAGCCTTCATCCCCTGTTCCCGGTGGAAGAGGAATGTTTAGAGTCTGATCCCAGGCATTAAAACCACCCTTTTCATTGACAAAACCACTTCCCGGATATAGTGTGCGCCCATCTTGATGGAGAGAAATAAAAAGGACATTAGGATCATGATAGAAAATATCTTGAGTTCCATCACCATGATGGACATCTGTATCGACAATTGCAATTTTCTTTTTTCCAAAACCGGCTCTCAAATAGTTGACCAGAATAGCTTCGTTGTTAAGAGAACAAAACCCTCGATTACCCCATACTGTAGCGCCGGAATGATGACCGGGGGGGCGGGCCATTACAAAGCCATTATGAATTTCACCCTTCACCTGTGCTTCTCCCAGCAGAAGTGAACTGCCTGCCGAAATAAGATGAGGATCCAGACCCGACCTATGGGCTTCCGGATTCGGGAATAAGGCTTGAGTTCTGAGGACATCTTTTAGAGAAGCAACTCGAGGGGAATACTGCTTGATCTGAGGCAAATCAAGAATCCCTTCTTCAAAAAGCTGTTCTTGGGTATAGAGGAGACGCTCTTCACGTTCCGGATGGGAGTCACCTAATGACCAATCGAAAGCGGGGAAAAACAATATTCCTGTTCTTTTCATCCTTGTACCCTCCCGATTACACCGGGCCGAACGTGTACAGACCCGCGGACGATTTGACCGACAGTTTGGTAGTTTTGAACGATGGGAAAGAAATCAAAGGATTCCTTCTCCATGTCCTGAACTTCAATACCATAGTCTGCAGCTTGCTGTTGAGCAAGTGCTTCGATAAAGCCTTCCACTTCACGGTGGGGTCGGAGAGCACCCATCCACTTCCCTTGTTCTCCTGTCTCTTCCACACGATACTGTTTCATATAAGTATCCAAATGTAGAGTACAGTCAAAGGTGGGTTTGGAGAGAGCTGCA comes from Desulfosporosinus meridiei DSM 13257 and encodes:
- a CDS encoding histone deacetylase family protein, which produces MKRTGILFFPAFDWSLGDSHPEREERLLYTQEQLFEEGILDLPQIKQYSPRVASLKDVLRTQALFPNPEAHRSGLDPHLISAGSSLLLGEAQVKGEIHNGFVMARPPGHHSGATVWGNRGFCSLNNEAILVNYLRAGFGKKKIAIVDTDVHHGDGTQDIFYHDPNVLFISLHQDGRTLYPGSGFVNEKGGFNAWDQTLNIPLPPGTGDEGYHYVLENWVLPRLQAFAPDIIINSAGQDNHFTDPLASMNLTAAGYGRITELLQPDLAVLEGGYSIEGALPYVNLAILLALAGEDYHHVREPQKIKRNTVTLAALKPYIQELKRQQEAAKPSLTFQSKPFFPSGNWIYSPHSVYYDTEGFQETRHDYLRECSDCGGTVYIESRKYTEKSILVRIPFQACSSCEQAGYDLWEHLQNSKESFSYGFLQNQLHDTHYVWNRKEGLRKF